From a single Pseudomonas serboccidentalis genomic region:
- the infA gene encoding translation initiation factor IF-1, with amino-acid sequence MSKEDSFEMEGTVVDTLPNTMFRVELENGHVVTAHISGKMRKNYIRILTGDKVRVELTPYDLSKGRITYRAR; translated from the coding sequence ATGTCGAAAGAAGACAGCTTCGAAATGGAAGGCACTGTCGTCGACACCCTGCCCAACACCATGTTTCGTGTGGAGTTGGAAAATGGGCACGTCGTAACCGCGCATATTTCCGGCAAGATGCGCAAGAACTACATTCGTATTCTTACCGGTGACAAAGTGCGCGTCGAGCTGACGCCCTATGACTTGAGCAAAGGGCGCATCACTTACCGCGCTCGCTAA